The sequence GGCCGTCGGAGACCTCGAGCCGGTTCGCCCGCGCGAGCCGGATGCCGAGCGACACCGCGAGCGGCCCGACGACCTCCATGAACCCGCCGGACACCAGCGCCACCGTGAAGCCCAGCTCGCGCAGGGTCCGGACCAGGGTGCGGGCGCCGGGGGTGAGGCGGAGCTCCGCGCGGACCTCGTCGAACACCGACACCGGCAGCCCGACCAGGGTGGCGACGCGCTCGTGGAGCGAGGCCGCGAAGTCGAGCTCGCCGCGCATCGCCCGCTCGGTGACCGCCGCCACCTCCGCCTGCGTGCCCGCGTGCGCCGCGAGGAGCTCGATGACCTCGTCCTGGATGAGCGTGGAGTCGACGTCCATGACGACGAGCCGACGGCCGTGGCGGACGATGCCGGCGGGGGAGACGGCGACGTCGGCACCGTGGCCGACCGCGGCCCGGGTGAGGTCCCGGCGCAGGTCGGCGAGGTCCGGCACGCCCGAGACGTCCAGCTCGAGCGCGGTCACCGGTCGGCGGGCCAGCCGCCGGATGCGGTCGACGTTGGCGCCCCGGCCGGCGAGCTCGGCGGTCACGGCCTGCACCGCGGCGGGCAGAAGCGGGCGCCCGAGCATGGTGACGTGGAGCCGGCCCTCGGCCCGCCCGGGGCCCTCGTCCTGGCCGGGCTCGGTGGTGCACGCCAGGTCCAGCGAGCCGGCCACCTCGTGCAGCCGGTGGCCGAGACGGTCGACGTCGGCTGCG is a genomic window of Aquipuribacter hungaricus containing:
- the serB gene encoding phosphoserine phosphatase SerB; the protein is MTDGEPTTLLLTVTGLDRPGVTAAVFEAAGGADVLDVEQVVVRGHLTLGVLLGTGGLSAADVDRLGHRLHEVAGSLDLACTTEPGQDEGPGRAEGRLHVTMLGRPLLPAAVQAVTAELAGRGANVDRIRRLARRPVTALELDVSGVPDLADLRRDLTRAAVGHGADVAVSPAGIVRHGRRLVVMDVDSTLIQDEVIELLAAHAGTQAEVAAVTERAMRGELDFAASLHERVATLVGLPVSVFDEVRAELRLTPGARTLVRTLRELGFTVALVSGGFMEVVGPLAVSLGIRLARANRLEVSDGRLTGRVLGGVVDRAAKATALRDFARSEGLPMSRTVAVGDGANDLDMLGAAGLGVAFQAKPVVAEQADASLTGPYLDSVLFLLGLDADEIADAATAT